A portion of the Panthera tigris isolate Pti1 chromosome E1, P.tigris_Pti1_mat1.1, whole genome shotgun sequence genome contains these proteins:
- the SOCS3 gene encoding suppressor of cytokine signaling 3, translated as MVTHSKFPAAGMSRPLDTSLRLKTFSSKSEYQLVVNAVRKLQESGFYWSAVTGGEANLLLSAEPAGTFLIRDSSDQRHFFTLSVKTQSGTKNLRIQCEGGSFSLQSDPRSTQPVPRFDCVLKLVHHYMPPPGAPSLPPPPAEPSSEVPEQPPAQPLAGSPPRRAYYIYSGGEKIPLVLSRPLSSNVATLQHLCRKTVNGHLDSYEKVTQLPGPIREFLDQYDAPL; from the coding sequence ATGGTCACCCACAGCAAGTTTCCCGCCGCCGGGATGAGCCGCCCCCTGGACACCAGCCTGCGCCTCAAGACCTTCAGTTCCAAGAGCGAGTACCAGCTGGTGGTGAACGCAGTGCGCAAGCTGCAGGAGAGCGGCTTCTACTGGAGCGCCGTGACCGGCGGCGAGGCGAACCTGCTGCTCAGCGCCGAGCCCGCCGGCACCTTCCTCATCCGCGACAGCTCGGACCAGCGCCACTTCTTCACGCTCAGCGTCAAGACCCAGTCGGGGACCAAGAACCTGCGCATCCAGTGCGAGGGGGGCAGCTTTTCGCTGCAGAGCGACCCCCGGAGCACGCAGCCGGTGCCCCGCTTCGACTGCGTGCTCAAGCTGGTGCACCACTACATGCCGCCCCCCGGCGCCCCCTCCTTGCCCCCTCCACCCGCCGAACCCTCCTCCGAGGTGCCGGAGCAGCCGCCGGCCCAGCCGCTGGCGGGGAGTCCCCCCAGGAGAGCCTATTACATCTACTCCGGGGGCGAGAAGATCCCTCTGGTGTTGAGCCGGCCCCTCTCCTCCAACGTGGCCACTCTCCAACATCTCTGTCGGAAGACCGTCAACGGCCACCTGGACTCCTATGAGAAAGTCACCCAGCTGCCTGGGCCCATTCGGGAATTCCTGGACCAGTACGATGCCCCTCTTTAA